CGTCACTTTGTGGGTTCCCAGCTCCCGGATGGGCTGTTCCAGCATGATCTTGCGCTTATCTATCTCGGTGTGGAGGCGGTCGGTGATTTGTTCGGCGATGTCGGCGGAGGTGATGGAGCCGTAGAGGCGGTCTTTGGCGCCGACGCGGGCTTTGAACACCAGGGTGAGCTGATTCAGGGCATTGGCCAGTTCCGAAGCCTCGGTGTACAGGCGCTTCTCTTTTTTGGCGCGCGCCTGTTGGAGCTGTTGCGCTTGTTTGAGGGCGCTTTCCGTGGCCGGCAGGGCCAGCCCGTTGCGGATAAGGTAGTTGCGGCCGTAGCCCTCGGACACGTTGACGATGGCGCCGGCTTTGCCCAGGCCGCTGACATCTTTGGTCAAGATGACCTTCATGCAAAACGCCTCCGGTTCGACCCGTATAAGATCGCTGTTCCGTTCGGTATCAGCCATATAATACAACAGGCCATGCAAGAATGCAAATAGGGGCGCGGAGCGCGCGTTCTGCCGGCGGAGAGCGCCGGCGATAAAAAAGCCGGGGCGCCGGAAGGCGCCCCGGGGTCGATGGGAAGCGTGCTATTNNNNNNNNNNATTAGCCAGTGATCAACTGTTTGATGGCCTGCACCGCCTGTTCAGTAGTCATGTTGCGGATATCCACCCCTTTCAGCCGACTGGGGTCGAAGCCGGCGCTGGCTATGGCATCGCGATACATCTTGACCTGCATGGTGGGATCACACGCGGCGACGTACAGCTCGTCGGTGGTGTTTCCCTGCAGAAGCGTCGCGAGGAAAGCATCACCGTCAGTGGCGCAAAGCTGGGGATGGATGGCGATGTAATCCACCAGCTTTTCCCGGCGGATAGCGTTGCCCACTTCAAAGATATTCATTTGTTGGAACGAGGGACAGGTCCCTTGACATACGCACAGCAGTAATCCTTTTTTACCCATTGTTGCCTCCTGGTGCGATAGGATGATTATTGATCACCGAAATAGGTGATGGCTTCCATCGGGCAGGCTTTGGCACAGCCCCGACAGAATTCCACGCAGTTTTCGGGCCGTACCACCAGCGGATGCTGGTGGTCTGACTCGAACACGTTGTGGGGGCAGAACTGTACACATGTACCGCAATTGTTGCACAGCTCCGTGTTGATGATAGGGTACCAATTTTGCGCCATAGTCTTATCCTCCCATGTGCTATTTGCCATACGTGAAAACAGTCATGTGGATGAGGACGGTGGGGAGGCCGGCGGCGGACGCTTTTGGCCGGCGTGCGTCCCGCACGGGCATAATCCTCGAAGCCTTCTCTCCCGTTGTTGTGCTGTGAGCCGCATGGTGTATCTCCGCGTTCCGCGTTGTTCGCTTGCCCGCGCAGTCCGTTCACTGAACGGGCGATCGCATTCTTATCGCATGTTTTGCATATTAGAAAATACGAATATATTATAATATCAGGAAAGGGGATTGTCAAATTTGCCACAAATCAGTGTTCTGGCATGGGATGCTCAGATGTAGCAGACAGGCCATGAAGGGCCCGCAAGTGGTCCCCCCACGGCCTGTCCGAGGGATATGCTGGGGGGTTCACTTACCAGATGGCAATGCCGAAGTAGCCGGTAATGAATTTGACGGCGACGTAGAGAAAATAGAGGCCGAAGATCAGCTTCAGGGTGGCCGGCTTGAAGCGCTTGATGATGGCCGCACCGATCTGGGCGCCGATGATGGTGCCGGCGGCCAACACCAATCCCGTGGGCAAATCCACGAATCCCTGGGCCAGCTTAATGGCACCGCCCACGACAGCCAGCGGGATCATGGTGGCTAACGACGTGCCCATGGTGATGTACACGGGCGCCTGGAAGAGGTAAATTATGCCGGGCACCAGGGCATAGCCTCCTCCGAGGCCGGCGACCCCCGTGGCGATGCCCACGATAAAGCCGAAGAGCCCCATTCCCCAGCCGGCTCCCGGGATCACGTTCCCCTCGCGCGTGGGCAGAGCGCGCTGGACAATGCCCTCATAGATCATGCGGATCGCCGGCCATAGAAAAATGGCGCCCAGAACTAAGCCCAGCAGTGCGGTATGAGCCGAGAGCAGGGTGAACAACCAGGAGCCAAGCAGGACACCCAGGATACCTCCTCCGCCCAGCCAAAGGAAGGCGCGCAGGTCGACGTTTCGGCGCAGAAGGTGCCCATAGGCACCTGAGATTGCGGTAAAGATGACGGCGAAGAGGGTGGTGCCCACCGCGATCGGCGCGGCATAGCCCATCCAGAAGTGGATGACGGGGAGCATGACACTGCATCCGCCGGTGCCGATGAGGCCGCCGAGGAGGCCGGCGCCCAGGCCGACGATGGCCAGCACGATACCCCGCGTAACGGTCATGCGTCCCACTTGTGGAGCGACGCCGATGCCGCTGACAATGGACCAGATAGCCAGGGCTACGATGATGACCAGCAACGCCAACGTAGGGATCTGGCTCTTCCACCAACTGCTCGACTGCTGACCAGCCATTTTTCCTCCTTCCCCCAATCGGGGTTACAAGTGGGGTATGGCTACCAAGAGAAAGCGAATGCCTACCAGGACCAACAACGGGGAAATGATCCACGTCACCACCTGATTCAGACGAGGCGTCCAAAAGCGCTGTACCATCCAAGCGGTCAACGTGATCAGGATGAAGGCATAGATCGCCAGGCCAAGATCGGCCGGCGAGATGACTGCGCCGGTCGCTACCTGCGTGCCAATGGCTGACCAGGCGGCCGCCGTGACGCCCACCGAGGCCATGGCATAGGCGCGTCGGGGGTGATGCCCCATGATCCAGTTGTAGATGGGGATGGTGAAGGGCTTTCCGCC
The sequence above is drawn from the Anaerolineae bacterium genome and encodes:
- a CDS encoding ferredoxin family protein, coding for MAQNWYPIINTELCNNCGTCVQFCPHNVFESDHQHPLVVRPENCVEFCRGCAKACPMEAITYFGDQ
- a CDS encoding 50S ribosomal protein L9; this translates as MKVILTKDVSGLGKAGAIVNVSEGYGRNYLIRNGLALPATESALKQAQQLQQARAKKEKRLYTEASELANALNQLTLVFKARVGAKDRLYGSITSADIAEQITDRLHTEIDKRKIMLEQPIRELGTHKVTVKLMPNVTAEVTVVVEKEEEGE
- a CDS encoding sulfite exporter TauE/SafE family protein: MAGQQSSSWWKSQIPTLALLVIIVALAIWSIVSGIGVAPQVGRMTVTRGIVLAIVGLGAGLLGGLIGTGGCSVMLPVIHFWMGYAAPIAVGTTLFAVIFTAISGAYGHLLRRNVDLRAFLWLGGGGILGVLLGSWLFTLLSAHTALLGLVLGAIFLWPAIRMIYEGIVQRALPTREGNVIPGAGWGMGLFGFIVGIATGVAGLGGGYALVPGIIYLFQAPVYITMGTSLATMIPLAVVGGAIKLAQGFVDLPTGLVLAAGTIIGAQIGAAIIKRFKPATLKLIFGLYFLYVAVKFITGYFGIAIW
- a CDS encoding heterodisulfide reductase subunit A-like protein; this encodes MGKKGLLLCVCQGTCPSFQQMNIFEVGNAIRREKLVDYIAIHPQLCATDGDAFLATLLQGNTTDELYVAACDPTMQVKMYRDAIASAGFDPSRLKGVDIRNMTTEQAVQAIKQLITG